In the Pyrolobus fumarii 1A genome, one interval contains:
- a CDS encoding stage II sporulation protein M codes for MTRPSHLAIVLFTFTLGLLLGLSAPINISQLQEIASYALALPPVGFMLYILANNLFVTLIAVIGGLIAVTPLFIAFVNGVVIGSVVTIATSYYSLPEVLWLILPHGVFEIPALLLACSLGLDVAHDVVNHGFMYAWARLGEKLQTYILIIILLIIAAIIETCIAYYRA; via the coding sequence TTGACACGCCCATCGCACTTGGCAATCGTACTTTTTACGTTTACTTTAGGCTTACTGCTCGGCCTAAGTGCCCCCATAAATATATCACAGTTACAAGAGATTGCTAGCTATGCTCTTGCTCTACCACCCGTGGGCTTCATGCTCTACATACTTGCAAACAACTTGTTCGTGACACTCATTGCTGTTATAGGTGGCTTGATAGCTGTAACCCCCCTCTTCATAGCATTTGTGAACGGTGTTGTAATAGGCTCTGTAGTCACCATCGCGACAAGCTATTATTCGCTACCTGAGGTACTCTGGTTGATACTACCGCACGGTGTATTCGAGATACCTGCATTGCTTCTAGCTTGCAGTCTAGGCCTCGATGTAGCACACGACGTGGTTAACCACGGGTTTATGTACGCCTGGGCTAGGCTCGGAGAAAAATTACAGACGTACATATTAATCATCATTTTGCTAATTATCGCTGCTATAATAGAGACGTGCATTGCATACTACAGAGCCTAA
- a CDS encoding winged helix-turn-helix transcriptional regulator, with product MASTLDELDIKILKALAEAGTALRPKEIAERIGEDGRRVAAKMRKLVRLGYVERLEDGRYQITDAGKQAVEQHATA from the coding sequence ATGGCTAGCACCCTAGACGAGCTAGACATTAAGATACTCAAGGCGCTCGCCGAGGCTGGTACCGCGCTACGCCCCAAGGAGATCGCTGAGAGGATCGGCGAGGACGGCCGCCGCGTCGCCGCCAAGATGAGGAAGCTCGTGAGGCTAGGCTATGTTGAGAGGCTAGAGGACGGCAGGTACCAGATCACCGACGCTGGTAAGCAGGCAGTCGAGCAGCACGCCACCGCCTAA
- a CDS encoding dihydroorotate dehydrogenase, with the protein MRDSRLAVEVGKLKLEHPVMNASGILAVDSSGVAELVKAGVAAVVTKSFTMEEREGNPTPVIIPVEAGYVNSVGLANPGINGIPEVVRAAKAYGKPVIVSIAAGNPEEAAKLAEVSVEAGADAIEVNLSCPHAEGRGLEVGYDRKLSKMIVESIVAVVGDRPVWVKLGLLDRLPERVLEFVEAGASAVVLINTIRAMVIDVETLRPVLGGIVGGLSGRAIHPVAVRAVYDVYCETGVDIVGVGGVYTWRDAVELIAAGARAVQVGTALFDKGLGVVHEIVTSLREYLERKGFSNISEVVGIACKR; encoded by the coding sequence TTGCGAGACTCTCGTCTAGCAGTGGAAGTAGGTAAGTTGAAACTAGAACATCCAGTGATGAATGCTAGTGGCATACTTGCAGTTGATTCTAGCGGCGTTGCAGAGCTAGTAAAGGCTGGTGTTGCCGCAGTTGTAACGAAATCTTTCACCATGGAGGAGCGTGAAGGCAATCCAACCCCAGTGATAATCCCCGTAGAAGCCGGGTATGTTAACTCAGTGGGACTCGCCAATCCAGGTATTAACGGAATCCCGGAGGTTGTGCGTGCTGCAAAAGCCTACGGCAAACCAGTGATTGTTAGCATAGCGGCCGGTAACCCAGAGGAAGCAGCCAAGCTTGCAGAGGTTAGCGTAGAAGCTGGTGCCGATGCAATAGAGGTCAATCTGAGTTGCCCACATGCAGAGGGTAGAGGGCTTGAAGTGGGCTATGATCGTAAACTGTCAAAAATGATAGTCGAGTCGATTGTAGCGGTAGTTGGCGACAGACCGGTATGGGTGAAGCTTGGTCTCCTCGATAGGCTGCCCGAAAGGGTTCTGGAGTTTGTAGAGGCCGGTGCAAGCGCTGTAGTATTGATAAACACGATACGCGCAATGGTTATTGACGTAGAGACTCTCAGGCCTGTACTTGGTGGTATTGTTGGCGGGTTATCCGGTAGGGCTATTCACCCTGTTGCTGTAAGAGCTGTTTACGATGTCTACTGTGAGACTGGCGTAGACATTGTCGGCGTAGGTGGTGTCTACACGTGGCGTGATGCGGTAGAACTGATAGCAGCTGGTGCACGCGCAGTGCAGGTTGGCACCGCGTTATTCGATAAGGGTCTAGGAGTTGTACACGAGATTGTTACAAGTCTTCGAGAGTATCTCGAGAGAAAAGGATTCAGTAATATCAGCGAAGTTGTAGGCATTGCGTGCAAACGGTGA
- a CDS encoding dihydroorotate dehydrogenase, which yields MGTQFVSVRVMRVKRYGGLAWLRVSPLGFTADPGQFVMLWVPGLEAVPMSIAWMDSLGAEFIVRSVGETTKHIHELKRGDAIGVMGPLGRGISSVMNVHVHKVLLVGGGSGVAPILYTAGVLGARGYDVNIVLGFRSREEAGIREVFEHHGVDVTVVCEDGVGGPCDYEGLVTEPEFVKKLVTSADVVISAGPLPMMKAVYRLAGDKLIAIMESIVKCGVGFCGSCRLWPGGPLLCRDGPVFTASEIRRLLE from the coding sequence TTGGGTACGCAATTTGTTAGCGTTAGGGTGATGCGTGTAAAGCGATATGGAGGGCTTGCATGGCTGAGGGTATCGCCTCTTGGTTTTACAGCCGACCCAGGGCAATTTGTGATGTTATGGGTGCCTGGTCTAGAGGCTGTACCTATGAGCATAGCGTGGATGGATAGCCTAGGTGCGGAGTTTATCGTTAGGAGCGTGGGCGAGACAACGAAACATATACACGAGTTAAAGAGAGGTGATGCGATAGGAGTTATGGGCCCTCTTGGCCGCGGTATATCGAGTGTAATGAACGTCCATGTACATAAAGTGTTGCTTGTTGGCGGGGGTAGTGGCGTAGCACCTATTCTCTACACTGCGGGCGTCCTTGGGGCTCGGGGATATGACGTAAACATTGTGCTTGGGTTTAGATCCAGGGAGGAGGCTGGCATAAGGGAAGTGTTCGAACATCATGGTGTTGACGTCACTGTTGTGTGTGAAGATGGCGTTGGTGGCCCGTGTGACTATGAGGGATTAGTTACAGAGCCTGAATTTGTAAAGAAGCTGGTAACCAGCGCAGATGTTGTTATATCAGCTGGTCCACTTCCAATGATGAAAGCTGTCTATAGACTTGCTGGTGACAAGCTAATCGCTATCATGGAGTCTATTGTGAAGTGCGGTGTTGGTTTCTGCGGCTCATGTCGATTATGGCCTGGAGGCCCTCTGCTATGTAGGGACGGTCCGGTCTTTACAGCATCGGAGATACGGAGGCTGCTAGAATGA
- the pyrC gene encoding dihydroorotase, translating into MMCDVVIHGRFYDPRSGEMIEGCVCVRDGRVDGFTRGSCHWSDEKVEFTGSGVYILPGVVDIHVHLRGLGFSYKEDELSGTLAAAAGGVTLVVDMPNTSPRINNVDALQAKLSALRRNAVVDYGVYAGVPEVPGEAARLASTGSIVGFKVYPEDLYRRDALEEVFYESWRRDLIVVLHAEHPGFIREGCAPGERWKCRPVESEIAALEEVLKLAPRGVRIHVTHVSSVGLLRRAKARGLTVDVTPHHLLLDASDERELGCIAKVNPPLRPSEEREGLIAALVSGEIDAIATDHAPHAVEEKMGEFSECPPGIPSLEHYVRLVLTLVSKGLLSLNDAVNILSTKPASIIGLESYGCIEPGCIASYTVVDLKREGRIVAYDTFSKAKLSPYDGWAYRGEPIATIVRGKLVYREGCVCVKPGWGVNVARLSSSSGSR; encoded by the coding sequence ATGATGTGCGATGTAGTCATCCACGGGAGATTCTATGATCCTCGTTCCGGAGAGATGATTGAAGGTTGTGTATGTGTGCGGGATGGGCGTGTAGATGGGTTTACCAGAGGCTCGTGCCACTGGAGTGACGAGAAGGTAGAGTTCACGGGGAGCGGTGTTTACATACTGCCAGGGGTCGTCGACATACATGTTCATCTTCGTGGCCTCGGGTTCTCGTACAAAGAGGATGAATTGAGCGGTACTCTCGCAGCGGCGGCAGGCGGGGTAACACTGGTAGTTGATATGCCAAATACCTCTCCTCGCATCAACAACGTCGATGCTTTGCAGGCAAAACTCTCGGCATTGCGTCGTAACGCTGTTGTTGATTATGGCGTGTATGCTGGTGTTCCCGAGGTCCCCGGCGAAGCAGCTAGGCTAGCGTCTACCGGCTCCATAGTAGGATTCAAGGTGTATCCTGAGGATCTATATAGACGTGATGCACTTGAAGAGGTGTTCTACGAGAGTTGGAGGCGCGATCTTATTGTGGTTCTTCATGCGGAGCATCCTGGCTTCATTCGTGAAGGGTGTGCCCCTGGAGAGAGGTGGAAGTGTAGACCCGTAGAGTCAGAAATAGCTGCACTTGAAGAGGTGCTCAAGTTGGCTCCTCGCGGAGTAAGGATACACGTAACGCACGTTTCTAGCGTTGGGCTTCTCAGGCGTGCCAAAGCACGTGGATTGACTGTTGATGTGACGCCGCATCACCTCCTTCTTGACGCGAGTGATGAGAGGGAGCTTGGCTGTATCGCCAAGGTTAACCCGCCTCTTAGGCCGTCCGAGGAGCGTGAAGGATTGATAGCCGCCTTAGTATCTGGTGAAATAGATGCTATTGCAACAGATCATGCGCCTCATGCTGTTGAGGAGAAGATGGGAGAGTTTAGCGAGTGTCCCCCAGGTATACCTTCACTCGAGCATTATGTTCGTCTTGTGTTAACGCTCGTATCCAAGGGCTTGCTAAGCCTGAATGACGCTGTCAACATTTTATCAACGAAGCCTGCTTCGATAATAGGTCTGGAGTCGTACGGGTGTATAGAGCCTGGCTGCATAGCAAGCTATACGGTTGTGGATCTAAAACGCGAGGGTAGGATAGTGGCCTACGATACATTTTCGAAAGCTAAGCTATCGCCGTATGATGGTTGGGCGTATCGAGGAGAGCCTATAGCAACGATCGTGAGAGGTAAACTCGTCTATCGCGAGGGATGTGTATGTGTAAAGCCTGGCTGGGGTGTGAACGTTGCGAGACTCTCGTCTAGCAGTGGAAGTAGGTAA
- a CDS encoding radical SAM protein — MRYWYDLNGAWMYYRPDAVHVWFDEDVKRRLSWYYSVMKDMKPAKFMIVKKIDAGEDPAKLDTEALWELHDRLSNEAKRLWRLAVNDRFGWRDLREIPEPRFSLLDVKVELAHRTLRACTFCERRCRVDRRAGKVGVCRLDWRVYVHSWFHHLGEEAPLVPSGTIFYGGCNFRCVFCQNWDISQTNVRGGVEVDAQKLAKIQRELRVTGARNINHVGGDPTPNLHVILESFKYLDVNVPQLWNSNMYLTLEAMKLLVDVIDIWLPDFKYGNDKCAVRLSAAPRYFEVVTRNLKIAAENGDMIIRHLVLPGHIECCTKPVLRWIAENLPKDKILVNIMDQYRPEYLVAKYPNRWLDIARRPTKEEIEEAYEYARKLGIRFEPVS, encoded by the coding sequence ATGCGTTACTGGTACGACCTTAATGGTGCGTGGATGTACTATAGGCCAGACGCTGTACACGTATGGTTCGACGAGGATGTGAAACGCAGGCTAAGCTGGTATTACAGCGTCATGAAGGATATGAAGCCGGCAAAGTTCATGATTGTGAAGAAGATTGACGCGGGAGAAGACCCCGCGAAGCTGGATACAGAAGCGTTATGGGAGCTGCACGATAGACTGTCGAACGAGGCTAAGAGGCTGTGGCGACTAGCTGTTAACGATAGATTTGGTTGGAGGGATTTGCGTGAAATTCCGGAGCCACGATTCTCCCTACTTGATGTGAAGGTAGAACTAGCGCATAGGACGTTACGCGCATGCACGTTTTGTGAGAGAAGATGCAGGGTTGACCGTAGAGCTGGAAAAGTTGGCGTCTGCAGGCTAGATTGGAGAGTGTACGTTCATAGCTGGTTTCACCATCTCGGAGAGGAAGCCCCGCTTGTGCCAAGCGGCACAATATTCTATGGCGGGTGTAACTTCCGCTGCGTGTTCTGCCAGAATTGGGATATAAGCCAGACAAACGTTAGGGGTGGCGTGGAAGTAGATGCACAGAAGCTTGCAAAGATACAGCGTGAATTAAGAGTAACTGGTGCTCGCAACATAAACCACGTTGGCGGTGATCCAACACCAAACCTTCATGTTATACTAGAGTCTTTCAAGTACCTTGATGTTAACGTCCCTCAACTATGGAATAGCAACATGTACCTTACATTAGAGGCTATGAAACTCCTCGTTGATGTTATTGACATCTGGCTACCAGACTTCAAGTATGGTAATGATAAGTGTGCAGTTAGACTATCAGCTGCTCCGCGCTACTTCGAAGTAGTGACACGCAACTTGAAAATTGCTGCGGAGAACGGCGATATGATAATAAGACATCTAGTCTTGCCCGGTCATATCGAGTGTTGCACGAAACCGGTTCTACGCTGGATAGCGGAGAATCTACCGAAAGACAAGATACTCGTCAATATAATGGACCAGTATAGGCCGGAGTATCTAGTCGCAAAGTATCCCAATCGCTGGCTTGATATAGCGAGGCGGCCCACAAAGGAGGAAATTGAGGAAGCTTACGAGTATGCCCGGAAACTTGGGATCCGTTTCGAACCCGTAAGCTGA
- the serS gene encoding serine--tRNA ligase, protein MPLWSVLKLIRENPEAYKESLRKRGLDTSIADRVRELDELWRKKLQEVNEVRHKHNVVTRMIAKARDPEERKRLIEEARRLLKLREELEKELKRIEEEREKLLWGLPNIVLPDVPVCPEGVEGIPIRFWGKPKVWEGHIDQFKEQTERWGFRVEHEVIAQKPVGHADMLENVLKLGDTRKAAEVAGSRFYYLFDDLVWLDIALLMYAIDFLTQRGYRLVLPPYMLRHRVIMGVIDIETFKDAIYKIEDEDLYLIATSEHPLAALYMNEEIREDDLPIKLVGVSPCFRKEAGAGNRDLKGIFRVHQFHKVEQFVFAKPEESSQILEELIRNAEELFKGLGIPYRVVAICAQELGAPAAKKYDLEAWMPAQGRYREMVSASNCTDWQAYRLNIRLVRKNMEKEYVHTLNSTAIASTRTITAILENFQEPDGTIVIPKVLRKYLEPFPKAPKDAIHPVKRERGGKG, encoded by the coding sequence TTGCCGCTGTGGAGTGTATTGAAGTTAATTAGAGAGAATCCTGAGGCTTACAAAGAGTCCCTTAGGAAAAGGGGGCTTGACACAAGCATAGCTGATAGAGTTAGAGAGCTTGACGAGCTATGGAGAAAGAAGCTACAAGAGGTTAACGAGGTCCGGCATAAGCATAATGTAGTCACACGCATGATTGCAAAGGCACGTGACCCGGAGGAGAGAAAGCGGCTCATCGAGGAGGCAAGGAGATTACTAAAGCTGCGAGAAGAGTTAGAGAAGGAGCTAAAGCGTATAGAAGAAGAGCGCGAGAAACTGCTCTGGGGCCTACCGAACATAGTTCTACCCGACGTACCTGTCTGCCCCGAAGGCGTTGAGGGTATACCGATACGCTTCTGGGGCAAACCAAAGGTGTGGGAGGGTCACATTGACCAGTTCAAGGAGCAAACGGAAAGGTGGGGATTCCGCGTAGAACACGAGGTTATAGCTCAGAAGCCTGTGGGCCACGCTGATATGCTTGAAAATGTTCTCAAGCTTGGCGATACCAGGAAGGCTGCCGAGGTGGCAGGTTCGCGCTTCTACTACTTGTTTGACGATCTCGTATGGCTAGACATTGCCCTCTTGATGTACGCTATAGACTTCTTGACACAGCGTGGATATAGGCTAGTACTTCCGCCTTACATGTTGAGACACCGCGTCATAATGGGCGTAATAGATATAGAGACGTTCAAAGACGCGATCTACAAGATAGAGGATGAAGACCTCTACCTCATAGCAACGTCCGAGCATCCATTGGCAGCGCTCTACATGAACGAGGAGATACGCGAGGACGATTTGCCTATAAAACTTGTTGGAGTGTCGCCATGCTTCCGTAAAGAAGCTGGAGCTGGTAACAGAGACCTCAAAGGTATATTCAGGGTGCATCAGTTCCACAAGGTGGAACAGTTTGTATTTGCCAAACCTGAAGAGTCAAGCCAAATACTCGAGGAGCTTATACGCAACGCAGAGGAGCTGTTCAAGGGACTTGGCATCCCCTACCGTGTTGTAGCAATATGTGCACAGGAGCTTGGCGCGCCAGCTGCAAAGAAGTACGACCTTGAGGCCTGGATGCCTGCACAGGGTAGATACCGCGAGATGGTATCAGCTAGCAACTGTACCGATTGGCAAGCTTATCGCTTGAACATACGTCTCGTGCGCAAGAACATGGAGAAGGAGTATGTCCATACGCTTAACTCAACAGCAATTGCATCTACGAGGACTATAACGGCTATCCTAGAGAACTTCCAGGAGCCAGATGGTACCATCGTTATCCCTAAGGTGCTTCGCAAGTATCTCGAACCATTCCCAAAGGCGCCGAAGGATGCAATACACCCCGTGAAGAGGGAGAGAGGCGGGAAGGGGTGA
- a CDS encoding AAA family ATPase, translating into MVKQDVIKTVRRFYEELAAPFVGREEEARAITLALLAREHVILIGEPGTAKSALARRAAQLLKARFFKYLLTRYTEPSELFGPLDIAALKEGKYVRITKGKLPEAEIVFLDEVFNANSAILNALLSIMQERVWYDGYTEIRVPLWTLVGASNRVPDEPELEAVYDRFLVRQYTRPLPENKWGELLDAAWMIESGKLPEPKPVMSMEDLMEAHKLVFQVDLEPIKQKLLRLIAVFEERGIHLTDRRKGKALKLIAANAILEGRMVAQETDLLVLKYIAPKDIEDFDRVSIILSEELKTPEKYLKELNDIRMNIREAARLVDTLKSYDPRLVDLFRSLKVAKSKVIHIMKDTEDQAVRALAQQIISEIDELLSKVSYKLHM; encoded by the coding sequence TTGGTCAAGCAGGACGTGATTAAAACAGTTAGGCGCTTCTACGAGGAGCTTGCAGCTCCATTTGTCGGGCGCGAGGAAGAAGCACGTGCTATCACACTTGCGTTGCTTGCTCGTGAACATGTGATACTCATAGGTGAGCCCGGTACAGCCAAGTCAGCCCTCGCTAGGAGGGCAGCCCAGTTACTCAAGGCGCGCTTCTTCAAGTACCTGTTGACCAGGTATACAGAGCCATCAGAACTCTTTGGGCCGCTTGATATTGCTGCGTTGAAGGAAGGAAAGTATGTGCGCATAACGAAAGGTAAGCTGCCCGAAGCTGAGATAGTGTTCCTCGACGAGGTATTCAACGCTAACTCTGCGATACTCAACGCTCTATTGAGCATCATGCAGGAGCGTGTATGGTACGACGGTTATACTGAGATACGTGTGCCTCTGTGGACGCTTGTCGGCGCATCCAACCGGGTGCCCGATGAGCCGGAACTAGAGGCTGTGTATGATAGATTCCTCGTAAGACAGTACACGAGGCCGCTTCCGGAAAACAAGTGGGGTGAGCTCCTTGACGCTGCCTGGATGATAGAGTCGGGTAAGCTGCCAGAACCTAAGCCCGTCATGAGTATGGAGGATTTGATGGAGGCTCATAAACTGGTATTCCAGGTCGACTTGGAGCCTATTAAACAAAAGCTGTTGAGGCTCATAGCTGTATTCGAGGAGAGGGGTATACATCTCACAGACAGGCGTAAGGGCAAGGCGTTGAAGCTCATAGCAGCTAATGCTATCCTGGAGGGTAGGATGGTAGCCCAGGAAACCGACCTGCTAGTACTTAAATACATTGCTCCGAAGGACATTGAGGACTTCGACCGGGTCTCTATAATCCTCTCCGAGGAGCTAAAGACACCTGAAAAGTATCTCAAAGAGCTTAACGATATACGTATGAACATACGTGAGGCGGCAAGGCTGGTTGATACCCTGAAGAGTTACGACCCAAGGCTTGTTGACTTGTTCCGTAGTCTTAAGGTTGCTAAGAGTAAGGTAATCCACATTATGAAGGATACAGAGGATCAGGCGGTTAGGGCACTAGCCCAGCAAATAATATCAGAGATAGACGAGTTGCTAAGTAAGGTGTCCTACAAGCTCCACATGTAG
- a CDS encoding metal-sulfur cluster assembly factor, with translation MLPNFRCVGVGVNREEIKRKVIEALKEVYDPEIPVDVYNLGLVYDINVDDEGNVKVVLGATAPGCPVAYMIVAQAEEAIRRKVPEAKNVQVELDLYRPWDPRRITKEGREKLKALYGYDIVEEMIKRMGLDSDNQQGA, from the coding sequence ATGTTGCCTAACTTCCGGTGTGTGGGTGTGGGTGTAAACCGCGAGGAGATTAAACGTAAGGTGATAGAGGCGCTTAAAGAGGTGTATGATCCTGAGATACCGGTAGACGTTTACAACCTAGGCCTTGTATACGATATCAATGTCGACGATGAGGGTAATGTGAAGGTTGTGCTTGGTGCCACGGCGCCAGGCTGCCCAGTAGCGTATATGATCGTTGCTCAAGCTGAAGAGGCTATCCGGAGGAAGGTGCCAGAAGCCAAGAATGTACAAGTGGAGTTGGACTTGTACAGGCCTTGGGATCCTCGACGTATAACCAAGGAGGGCAGGGAGAAGCTCAAGGCGTTATACGGCTATGACATAGTGGAGGAGATGATAAAGAGAATGGGATTAGATAGCGATAATCAGCAAGGAGCTTGA
- a CDS encoding vWA domain-containing protein, producing MHQFDEKVETKEATRGGEGLIVGVNYDDPAVQYRGERVLSLVRKLVDNDKLPDFVDDVFAVSTYYMFFLPVPMINREYASRVKDAKRAIQLKILSRIMSMDKFEEIRRYTIADSSTSMVVSAVFMETLVRESSNMSQQMPSSLEQKSGEGRESDMVGNDYDSNLHRAISRALQTAWSHAETAKQIQMLAARFVAGTGSSLTLEDSITDVLRLARNTDVRNILEMLKSIEEGETRFRRKVRKSPRGELDGYELGSDVERIVPSELALPPEFLAYKLSEGSLLLYRKVLPESHGPLYVLLDKSGSMMGTKILWAKAVALALAQRAARERRDYYVRFFDSIPYPPLKLPKNARGRDLVKLLDYIARIRANGGTDITRAVLAAIEDILAGKRSGVADIVLITDGEDKVTIEAVRRGLAKAKARLHTVMIQGNNPDLKVLSESYMSVVKLSKEEALKVVNIG from the coding sequence ATGCATCAGTTTGACGAGAAGGTTGAGACTAAGGAGGCTACTCGTGGTGGTGAGGGGCTAATAGTTGGTGTCAATTATGATGATCCTGCGGTACAGTATCGTGGCGAGAGGGTACTGTCTCTTGTGCGTAAACTGGTAGACAATGACAAACTTCCAGACTTTGTCGATGATGTGTTCGCTGTGAGCACCTACTATATGTTCTTCTTACCAGTGCCAATGATTAACCGCGAGTATGCCTCGAGAGTTAAGGATGCGAAGCGCGCCATCCAGCTTAAGATACTATCGCGCATCATGAGTATGGACAAATTTGAGGAGATTAGACGTTATACGATAGCAGACTCGTCAACCAGTATGGTAGTCTCAGCGGTATTCATGGAGACGTTGGTTCGCGAGTCGAGTAATATGTCGCAACAGATGCCTAGCAGTCTTGAGCAGAAGAGTGGCGAAGGACGAGAATCGGATATGGTTGGCAACGACTACGATTCTAACCTGCACCGTGCAATTAGCCGTGCACTACAGACGGCATGGTCGCACGCCGAGACAGCCAAACAGATACAGATGCTTGCGGCGCGCTTCGTAGCAGGAACCGGTAGCAGTCTCACGCTCGAGGACAGTATAACAGATGTGTTGCGATTAGCAAGGAACACTGATGTACGCAACATACTAGAAATGCTCAAGTCAATAGAAGAGGGCGAGACACGATTCAGAAGAAAGGTGCGTAAGAGTCCACGTGGCGAGCTAGACGGGTACGAGCTAGGTAGCGACGTGGAACGCATAGTACCCTCTGAGCTAGCGTTGCCACCGGAATTCCTTGCATACAAGCTGAGCGAGGGTAGTCTACTACTCTACCGAAAGGTTCTCCCAGAGTCTCATGGACCGTTGTACGTACTATTAGACAAGTCGGGTAGTATGATGGGCACGAAGATACTATGGGCTAAGGCTGTTGCGCTTGCTCTTGCACAGCGTGCTGCACGCGAGAGACGTGATTACTATGTACGGTTCTTCGATAGCATTCCATACCCGCCACTAAAGTTGCCTAAAAACGCACGAGGACGCGACCTGGTCAAGCTTCTGGACTACATAGCGAGGATAAGGGCTAATGGCGGTACTGACATAACACGTGCAGTCCTAGCTGCAATAGAAGATATACTTGCAGGTAAGAGAAGCGGTGTTGCTGACATAGTGTTGATAACTGATGGTGAAGACAAGGTAACCATAGAGGCTGTGAGGAGAGGCCTGGCTAAAGCAAAGGCAAGGCTCCATACGGTTATGATACAGGGCAACAACCCTGATCTAAAGGTGTTATCTGAGAGCTACATGAGTGTGGTCAAACTGTCTAAGGAGGAGGCGTTGAAAGTAGTAAACATCGGGTAA
- a CDS encoding TatD family hydrolase: MAGRLVFSDAHAHSNPVKGIGAKRIAEKFRSIGGWFIALVALSPWHYGIDARLEFEAYRKMIEIHMRECKAAKEAGLRVACLAGFHPADVDKLLEKGLNHLKVLELGLKVVEYVARLCKEGLLDGIGEVGRQHYTTRPENVAISMEIARRALELSRDYDCIVHLHLENAGEITVKLTELDVERIGARKERLLLHHSKPGVASYAVQHGFYATLPGKEQLLSYYFGNYSQLVDRVLLESDYIDDPKRPCVSSCPWEVVERLKRLANQGVISEEVLYKINVDNVVKFYGVEPP; the protein is encoded by the coding sequence TTGGCAGGTAGGCTTGTGTTTAGCGATGCTCACGCTCACAGTAATCCCGTGAAGGGTATTGGCGCGAAGCGAATAGCCGAGAAGTTTAGGAGCATAGGTGGTTGGTTTATCGCACTTGTAGCACTATCACCTTGGCACTATGGCATCGATGCTAGGTTGGAGTTTGAAGCGTACCGCAAGATGATAGAGATTCACATGCGTGAGTGTAAAGCAGCCAAGGAGGCTGGGCTTCGAGTTGCATGTCTAGCGGGATTCCATCCTGCCGATGTGGACAAGCTCTTGGAGAAAGGGCTTAACCACCTGAAGGTGCTCGAGCTAGGGTTGAAAGTCGTAGAGTATGTCGCTAGGCTCTGTAAGGAGGGGCTGCTGGACGGTATTGGGGAAGTTGGGCGTCAACACTACACTACACGTCCAGAGAACGTAGCAATCTCAATGGAGATTGCGAGGCGTGCCTTAGAGCTTAGTAGAGACTACGATTGTATAGTTCACCTGCATCTCGAGAACGCTGGCGAAATAACGGTAAAGCTTACAGAGCTTGATGTAGAGCGCATAGGGGCAAGAAAGGAACGCCTACTGTTACACCACTCGAAACCAGGAGTAGCATCGTACGCTGTGCAACATGGTTTCTACGCCACATTGCCTGGGAAAGAACAGCTGCTTTCATACTACTTCGGTAATTACTCGCAACTAGTTGACAGGGTGCTACTGGAGTCTGATTATATAGACGACCCTAAGAGGCCATGCGTGTCGTCATGCCCCTGGGAGGTCGTCGAGAGATTAAAGAGACTAGCCAATCAAGGCGTGATAAGTGAAGAGGTACTCTACAAGATAAACGTGGATAATGTCGTAAAGTTCTATGGCGTTGAACCCCCGTGA
- the pyrI gene encoding aspartate carbamoyltransferase regulatory subunit produces MKNSELLVRKIREGTVIDHIPAGRALAVLKILGITGREGYKVALVMNVESRKLGRKDIVKVEGRMLNPRETDIIALIAPTATINIVKDYVVVEKRRVELPEIVAGVLKCKNPTCISRKENEPIEPKFRVVSRSPVKLQCIYCGSMLSEEDILEQILEG; encoded by the coding sequence GTGAAGAACTCGGAGCTGCTAGTCAGGAAGATACGTGAAGGCACGGTTATAGACCATATACCGGCTGGCCGCGCGCTGGCTGTACTCAAGATACTCGGTATAACCGGCAGAGAGGGTTACAAGGTGGCACTTGTGATGAACGTTGAGAGTAGGAAGCTGGGTAGAAAGGATATTGTGAAAGTCGAGGGTCGTATGCTTAATCCTCGCGAGACTGACATAATAGCGCTTATCGCGCCGACGGCAACGATAAACATTGTGAAGGATTATGTCGTTGTGGAGAAGAGACGTGTCGAACTTCCAGAGATTGTAGCAGGCGTATTGAAGTGTAAGAATCCGACTTGTATAAGTAGAAAGGAAAACGAGCCAATCGAACCCAAGTTCCGTGTAGTGTCGAGAAGCCCTGTAAAACTGCAATGCATCTACTGCGGATCTATGTTGAGTGAAGAGGACATACTCGAGCAGATACTGGAGGGTTAG